A genomic stretch from Halogranum gelatinilyticum includes:
- a CDS encoding DUF7384 family protein, which translates to MPTSEPSPARIVADADVLVADLFVDGDARRAMDVVRQHSWLTLVASDELLDDAEAVVESLGDAALAADWRERIEELREPVDQPAGDHPGLASAYQGGAMHLLSFDERLGSVQAGATLQGRIPLSVRHPKAFAALFDAASLYREVVGDEYPGPDRDPRA; encoded by the coding sequence ATGCCGACGAGTGAGCCGAGTCCCGCCCGGATCGTCGCCGACGCCGACGTGCTCGTCGCGGACCTGTTCGTCGACGGCGACGCTCGTCGGGCGATGGATGTGGTTCGTCAACATTCGTGGCTGACGCTCGTCGCCAGCGACGAGTTGCTCGACGACGCCGAGGCGGTCGTCGAATCGCTCGGCGACGCCGCCCTCGCGGCCGACTGGCGCGAACGAATCGAGGAGTTGCGCGAGCCGGTCGACCAGCCTGCGGGCGACCATCCCGGTCTCGCCTCGGCGTATCAGGGCGGGGCGATGCATCTCCTCTCGTTCGACGAGCGGCTGGGGAGCGTGCAGGCCGGTGCGACCCTCCAGGGGCGAATCCCGCTGAGCGTCCGCCATCCGAAGGCCTTCGCCGCGCTGTTCGACGCCGCGAGTCTCTACCGGGAGGTCGTCGGCGACGAGTATCCCGGCCCGGACCGCGACCCGCGAGCATAG